One candidate division TA06 bacterium genomic window carries:
- a CDS encoding porin family protein has translation MENIKGKIVILSVFVLLFMPLNVFASENSNAVSGKLGIYLPHGGEDSYNAIKSGMGFTVCFEHYMNKNTSVMAKAGYLKWGTTEEDEYMSNIPLMAGLKYYLNSGSSVYPYLAADIGLNMWSWMERGEQEYSHQDLGFGLGAGMEIPLSNNNMNLDLSGKYSIISWPSEWCGESFKNIEIGFGIKYALK, from the coding sequence ATGGAAAACATCAAAGGGAAAATAGTCATTCTATCAGTTTTTGTATTGCTGTTCATGCCGTTGAATGTATTTGCATCCGAGAACAGCAACGCCGTATCCGGCAAATTGGGAATCTATCTGCCCCATGGAGGAGAGGATTCGTATAATGCCATAAAAAGCGGTATGGGTTTTACTGTTTGCTTTGAGCATTATATGAATAAGAACACTTCTGTGATGGCAAAGGCCGGATACCTCAAGTGGGGCACGACGGAGGAGGATGAATATATGTCCAATATACCGCTTATGGCCGGACTCAAATATTATTTGAACAGTGGCTCATCTGTATATCCATATCTTGCAGCTGATATCGGGCTTAACATGTGGTCCTGGATGGAGCGGGGGGAACAAGAATACAGCCATCAGGATCTCGGCTTTGGACTCGGCGCAGGCATGGAGATACCATTAAGCAACAATAATATGAATCTTGACCTTTCGGGCAAATATAGTATTATCTCATGGCCGTCAGAATGGTGCGGGGAGAGCTTTAAGAATATAG